In one window of Ptiloglossa arizonensis isolate GNS036 chromosome 5, iyPtiAriz1_principal, whole genome shotgun sequence DNA:
- the Spz6 gene encoding spaetzle domain-containing protein 6 translates to MEFRTFILILLCVSSFADEYHETKPAKPNEDDSTSESNEPPEGYYAFVKSPNAEPPKVRPPPYIDSDKECYDTGKQGKGFVSVHNICGDLNKGYIPRNPMNQYFNGSSYPFALLKNHTLKFLSKALPILKADDSLPKVATVQSYSQNSVDTDEKRSRSKRSSDSEMSLDSLRNGRKFCENGAGVVCMLYKAIQGEPLATSAAERRDEPPTPEYRQRTPAQEKTEYTGPPTPCPAKVEYATPVFAKNYQGVWRYVVQIPYEGYFTQTIEVTRCMQSRCHYLDGGCLSSPRWTSLLVAEIFYPDTVLEENQNSRFSGLRDAVGSPPPVHDFQNYQQYLQKRAGENEARNNAGSQQQHHCDGVDEMGCFQVRLYYDWFLVPGSCKCWRPDYFNRYVRRSGSNVEL, encoded by the exons ATGGAATTTCGAACGTTTATC TTGATACTGTTGTGCGTATCGTCGTTCGCCGACGAATACCACGAAACGAAGCCAGCGAAGCCAAACGAAGACGATTCGACCTCGGAATCGAACGAGCCACCGGAAGGTTATTACGCTTTCGTGAAGTCACCCAATGCCGAACCGCCTAAAGTGAGGCCACCGCCTTATATAGACAGCGACAAAGAGTGTTATG ATACCGGCAAGCAGGGAAAGGGCTTCGTTTCTGTACACAACATTTGCGGTGACCTTAACAAAGGCTACATCCCACGGAATCCAATGAATCAGTATTTTAACGGATCCTCGTATCCATT TGCCTTGTTGAAGAATCATACCCTCAAGTTCTTGAGCAAAGCCCTACCGATACTCAAAGCTGACGATTCATTGCCAAAGGTCGCCACGGTTCAGTCCTACTCCCAAAATTC TGTCGACACTGACGAAAAACGGAGCAGAAGTAAACGATCCTCCGACTCGGAGATGAGCCTGGACTCGCTTCGAAATGGTCGGAAATTCTGTGAGAATGGCGCAGGAGT GGTCTGCATGCTGTACAAAGCCATACAGGGTGAACCACTCGCTACCTCGGCGGCCGAGCGTCGGGACGAGCCACCAACCCCCGAGTACCGTCAACGAACCCCTGCGCAAGAAAAAACCGAGTACACCGGCCCGCCGACTCCTTGTCCCGCCAAAGTGGAATACGCGACGCCGGTGTTCGCCAAGAACTATCAAGGGGTATGGCGCTACGTGGTCCAGATACCGTACGAGGGTTACTTCACGCAGACAATCGAAGTCACCAGATGCAT GCAATCGAGGTGTCACTATCTGGACGGTGGTTGTTTATCTTCACCAAGATGGACCAGTCTACTCGTGGCAGAGATCTTCTATCCGGACACGGTCCTAGAGGAGAATCAAAACTCCCGGTTCAGCGGGCTCAGGGACGCTGTTGGTTCGCCGCCCCCTGTTCACGATTTCCAAAACTATCAGCAATATTTGCAGAAACGCGCTGGCGAAAACGAGGCTCGTAACAACGCTGGATCGCAGCAGCAGCACCATTGTGATGGTGTGGACGAAATGGGCTGCTTCCAG GTAAGATTGTACTACGACTGGTTCCTGGTACCAGGTAGCTGTAAGTGCTGGCGTCCCGACTACTTCAATCGGTACGTTCGTCGAAGTGGGTCTAACGTTGAATTGTGA
- the Glcat-p gene encoding glucuronyltransferase P yields MMKSSMKMGVLVLIGVFVVLYQYHLSTGIRFDQINDFNTGGSAEDTPVLSQEEVESYVRSSKFTEEMIRNAVRRVQETNGLSPDVTASLYQELVNHLNKNILELPVNNSKFLRSSTPTTPVQQHPLVSNETWEPLYIITPTYRRPEQIPELTRMSHTLMLVRNVHWLVIEDANIATKQVTRLLERTGLTFDHLTAPMPEKYKLKKGAKPRGVSNRNRGLQWIRANATSGIFYFADDDNTYDITLFDEIRKTKRVSMFPVGLCTKFGLSSPIIKNGKFVGFYDGWIAGRKFPVDMAGFAVSVKFLLQRPNATMPFKAGYEEDGFLKSLAPLEPKDIEFLADNCTKVLAWHTQTKKNEPSASLDLNLYGETNLVNLKQQIV; encoded by the exons ATGATGAAGTCATCCATGAAAATGGGGGTGTTGGTCTTGATAGGTGTGTTCGTGGTCTTATACCAGTATCATCTGTCCACCGGCATCCGATTCGATCAGATAAACGACTTCAACACCGGCGGATCCGCCGAAGACACCCCGGTCCTCTCTCAGGAGGAAGTGGAGAGCTATGTCAGGTCGTCCAAGTTCACAGAGGAGATG ATCAGGAACGCGGTACGCAGGGTGCAAGAAACTAACGGGCTCAGCCCGGACGTCACCGCGTCGCTGTACCAGGAACTGGTGAACCATCTGAACAAGAACATCTTGGAGCTACCCGTGAACAATTCGAAATTTCTACGATCCTCGACACCAACGACACCTGTCCAACAGCATCCGTTGGTGTCCAACGAGACGTGGGAACCGTTGTACATAATCACGCCTACGTACCGCAGGCCGGAGCAGATCCCAGAGCTAACCAGGATGTCTCACACGCTGATGCTGGTGAGGAACGTCCATTGGCTCGTTATCGAGGACGCGAACATCGCCACGAAACAAGTCACCAGGTTGCTGGAACGAACGGGATTGACGTTTGATCACTTGACTG CCCCGATGCCCGAGAAGTACAAGCTGAAGAAGGGCGCGAAACCGCGAGGCGTGTCGAACAGGAACCGTGGCCTACAGTGGATCAGGGCGAACGCGACATCCGGTATCTTTTACTTCGCCGATGACGACAACACGTACGACATCACACTTTTCGACGAG ATTCGTAAAACGAAGAGGGTTTCGATGTTCCCGGTGGGCTTGTGCACGAAGTTCGGGCTGAGCTCGCCTATCATTAAAAACGGAAAATTCGTTGGATTCTACGATGGTTGGATCGCTGGTCGGAAGTTCCCGGTCGACATGGCAGGCTTCGCCGTGAGCGTGAAGTTCTTGCTTCAAAGGCCGAACGCCACCATGCCGTTCAAGGCCGGATACGAGGAGGACGGTTTCCTGAAGAGCCTCGCTCCCCTCGAGCCGAAGGATATCGAATTTCTCGCCGACAATTGCACCAAGGTGCTCGCGTGGCACACACAGACGAAGAAGAACGAGCCCAGCGCCTCGCTGGACTTGAATCTGTACGGTGAAACAAACCTCGTCAATTTGAAACAGCAAATAGTATGA
- the Alg10 gene encoding alpha-1,2-glucosyltransferase Alg10 → MALPVEINFQCVQKFLILLSCSSVVVLFIYLNHVQPYYFIDEVFHVPQTLQYCASNLTQWDPKITTLPGLYILATLILSPLNLCNLFYMRCINLLGTFVNLYLAYNIFEQISLSCQTQKWSSWMKLTVSYNIMFFPPLFFWHFLYYTDVVSVNAVLLMLLLHLREQFKMAAFLGFLSVLFRQTNIIWVAFVTVERTFDLLDHKMHKSISREQYSSVIYLRLLWKKVIEECHGWASFVRFIIQMCVELLPYATICLIFLAFVIWNKGIVVGDRTAHVPTIHIPQLLYFSAFLFCFLWPYMVIHWKNYLNFIQKHWIFGSYFLIFLTVVVHSNTLVHPYVLADNRHYVFYFWNWFMGRYKLFKYLLIPIYSFALYTVYCGINHLRFITQVNYVLMVSMVLIPQLLIEPRYFIIPYILYRLLIQKPKKWQIIMESITTLIVNFLQFYIFINKVFYWNDQPYPQRISW, encoded by the exons ATGGCTCTAccggttgaaataaattttcaatgtgTACAGAAATTTTTGATATTATTGTCATgttcaagtgtcgtagtattattCATTTATCTAAATCATGTGCAACCGTATTATTTTATTGACGAGGTTTTCCATGTACCTCAAACTTTGCAGTATTGCGCCAGCAATTTAACACAG TGGGATCCCAAAATTACTACTTTACCTGGGTTGTACATACTTGCAACCTTGATATTATCACCTTTAAACCTCTGTAACCTTTTTTACATGAGGTGCATAAATTTGCTTGGAACGTTTGTAAATCTTTATCTTGCGTATAATatatttgaacaaatttcattATCTTGTCAGACACAAAAATGGAGCAGTTGGATGAAACTTACTGTGTCTTATAACATTATGTTTTTTCCACCTTTGTTCTTCTGGCATTTTCTATATTACACAGATGTTGTGTCTGTTAATGCAGTATTGTTAATGTTATTGTTACATTTACGTGAACAATTTAAAATGGCAGCTTTTCTAG GTTTCTTGTCTGTGTTATTTCGACAAACAAATATTATCTGGGTTGCATTTGTCACTGTGGAACGTACATTTGATTTGTTAGATCATAAAATGCATAAATCAATTTCACGTGAACAATACAGTTCGGTAATTTATTTAAGA CTGCTATGGAAAAAAGTAATAGAAGAATGTCATGGATGGGCTTCATTTGTAAGATTTATTATTCAGATGTGTGTAGAGTTGCTTCCATATGCAACAATATGTTTAATATTTCTTGCATTTGTTATTTGGAACAAAGGTATTGTGGTTGGAGATCGCACAGCCCATGTTCCTACTATACATATTCCTCAACTATTATATTTCTctgcttttcttttttgtttcttatgGCCATATATGGTTATTCATTGGAAAAACTAtctcaattttattcaaaaacatTGGATTTTTGGAAGttattttttgatatttttaactGTAGTAGTTCATTCTAACACACTTGTTCATCCATATGTATTGGCCGACAATAGGCATTATGTATTCTATTTTTGGAATTGGTTTATGGGTAGATACaagctatttaaatatttgttaatacCTATTTACTCGTTTGCCCTATATACAGTATATTGTGGAATCAACCATTTGAGGTTTATAACACAAGTTAACTatgttttaatggtttctaTGGTTCTTATTCCTCAGTTACTTATAGAGCCACGCTATTTTATTATTCCATATATTCTTTATCGCTTACTTATTCAGAAACCAAAAAAATGGCAAATTATCATGGAATCGATTACCACATTAATAGTGAACTTCCTACAAttctatattttcattaataagGTGTTTTATTGGAATGATCAACCTTACCCTCAAAGGATATCGTGGtaa